From Rhinatrema bivittatum chromosome 5, aRhiBiv1.1, whole genome shotgun sequence, the proteins below share one genomic window:
- the LOC115092473 gene encoding fibrous sheath-interacting protein 2-like, with protein MENNVLMNLGSKWFQDNNLYAISLHRCERSTALSLLGDKLSNSIISNIIANIHVKGNSTEEEQAVTNPIAEIEPVHLIAAHSNAKELKNAKKLSVPLKDLSLNISKVIIKILYDSHILTEHSEQKTALGRKPKYIFRPDASGLDFDNISHHLVKTIIDVLYKKYGVLPHSEKTKEITEEQHIQTDVGAGLETTCEHNRNGSLETQPESTDLPFEIRPSSNADLEKIFEFPPEIRALPSSVHGTNLQKVQLAPNPHLLSIICQEIENEHNTRKKGTNCQFCFMAGMHSSYGDTCTSDENYELNNASSITKDSWDRDSASSSSTPDQMSSSLQGSVTLNFNHIAYNLESKESKEMVNRVYNIIVESFSSNQSQSDSTDFISLEIQDDLGDEVPLSSDFTGTSTYNTVSQICLDTSAFSNELGFSGSSVILLNAVSEKLVRKGLEKCLFKSDFILTDTPCDHVSENNIHFHDSFQINADVIKESNIYEEMREPRSSKASHSSYESALDIFSQRLVKSVMDILSHSGEQPKKGVSPGAKKHPDSINKAKLEAEKQIPKPYHEKDEKCNTEKTTPISTPQTTEFTPSFSTLSPSEQDECLLENIKHKTKMGGMLIRNKSTPTFKREKPSIARVRSCEGKNQFTKIKPKANLPISNLFFKQRGKETILYADQKNITKSEVGDCKLSEKVLYNNNSCLSVCHCKDLKQSVTFKSFSCFCICILTNTFMEEIKHKLLSKIVLVSSISNTKERKFAVTDMYEQATNLINSMMMKISKHQIRIEHSSKEKQHFQPLANDIVENLIDFVYSKILHESESQLPIKSKSKCLAERLASLMIAGISNYQIQQLQSGNISEPCPNLDSDNIFHRVLKDINETCNQRQASVLLEKILTKLLSKLFIFEATGIHPEDREESNFIENIARFVISVFDKIRKNKIEVQINVEEYFHVDDDEDDVEKVVDSVYNNILQDAGSEDALVKDITDNNEIIASKISHFLSKEISTSQIQRHFYGHLSPLLYEQMEVSKIVNNILTEINMTCKNVQIYNPLSFSNEKSSCLLKSIMKNTIQIISSMSNNQMQPSTSHARMYPARGLEEIITSLLSKIFVFYFEVATCIESKHISETETSEMATNLVHLILMEIAKNQVIVTSKSRKDQCLQQTDKEAVENVVNSIYSTILRKAGSHLALFKDISEKKSLAKSIAYLIISEISESQLQPCFTEELSHYSYTALESDKIVKNILKNINLLINQSQETISYVCMLEATFLEEIISRLLSKILCVSCTSTDNWNAVTEFSKMSTKLVDTIMLEISKYHIWIVKDLDGWCLDSNTNHVIDQIVNSVYENVFQNYNSQLEVQNCITNGNQMFFEKISSLIIRAMFHLQLQPLFEGEAIPFSYKNTTDCIENVSNYTNMQTQQSSSNMSAFSASGFEAPYSQTTLQAECIVQEVLDDIKISFKGQSPAPCTIILPFTYLEHIILKLLSNIFPQVPNFNTTTVEEGILSDSELNELSTKLIHELLLELSKQDIWVTNEKQYLHSEEDVQTITDNIYSHILQKSESGKAVEENILSGNNTYVDIIANLIMKKIPHNYVYLFPSGKTSFCSCASEKTECSDGDVLSSHSLCQENCQQLPLNINVYSAAFLEEIISGVLTKIFATSSNNNIHGNNDKKVDDDLNKIAGKLVDSILTELADTHIKRNNEDSSQPMYKDIVDKIVNTVFSNVFQEYGSQLTDNTNIICSDIIAKKLSGIVIAEISDYQYQSRFSSTLSPCSYSNLEVECIVQKILHNIKMTSTENLCSVPSMIKLPLSFLDDLVNKLLYKIFPPYQSSTSNVEGQNKLSESDFCELAKNILFEVTLEVSKENIIVTKDADENQNFSVDVQNLVNSIYRNELQIAGSQLAVQNATRTRHKGIANNISYVILKDIFPRKVHWFLPEEASSHSSRVSSKCPCKEDITDTTVLYEKKHRQLSPSVYSATLLEDIISGILSKILSPFSEEIDCVDDKIRVECKLNEISSKLTELVLIEITETEVKVIRSATESLEIPGEVVNQIVHSVFNNLFQECESPLSDHTDITNDCAIFAKRIISLAIAELADYKVSGNVSPDAYTALEADNIVQKVLNNIKAKGRTFKSPTLILSSPFLEDIMTRVLTKVLACSNYMESTESQSISSKTELCGIVATWTQSLFVEMSENLSTVTKVQTQQQKYLHPEDKNIVDILVHCVYSNAVQEFGTHLDIYKDINNNNNFSKIMARVLSNEILNQVQLLSPESLTDLIANIKTDKIVEDALANLSSVCMKSHKTIDTEAPIDKTTNSSSQELEKEDISIKIIPHINNKPVKIDPFILSEHLAVISIKTEPLATLKKQCLLRTGLSLADLRRASRCGNIFSSGTRNSILSPDIEIENKIERRGALDISGRLFVRPKETPHTTSVDAPVAHK; from the exons atggaaaacaatgtTTTGATGAATCTTGGCTCGAAATGGTTTCAAGACAACAATCTATATGCCATTAGCCTTCACCGATGTGAACGATCGACCGCTCTCAGTCTGCTTGGTGATAAATTAAGTAACTCAATAATTTCCAATATAATTGCTAATATTCATGTCAAAGGAAATAGCACAGAAGAAGAACAAGCAGTAACAAATCCTATAGCAGAAATAGAACCTGTACATTTAATTGCAGCTCATTCTAAtgctaaagaattaaaaaatgctaaaaagcTTTCTGTTCCCTTAAAAGACCTCTCTCTAAATATTTCTAAAGTTATTATTAAAATTCTATATGACAGCCACATTTTAACTGAACATTCTGAACAAAAAACAGCATTGGGAAGGAAGCCAAAATACATTTTTAGACCAGATGCTTCTGGTTTAGACTTTGATAATATCTCACATCATCTGGTAAAGACAATAATTGATGTATTGTACAAAAAATATGGTGTTTTACCTCACTCTGAGAAGACAAAAGAAATAACTGAAGAGCAGCATATACAAACAGATGTTGGTGCAGGATTGGAAACAACTTGTGAACACAACAGAAATGGATCCCTAGAAACTCAGCCAGAAAGCACTGATCTACCTTTTGAAATAAGGCCTAGTTCAAATGCTGATCTGGAAAAAATCTTTGAATTTCCTCCTGAAATAAGAGCATTACCTTCCAGTGTTCATGGTACAAATCTGCAGAAAGTACAATTAGCCCCAAACCCCCATCTACTAAGTATTATATGCCAAGAAATAGAAAATGAACATAATACCAGAAAAAAAGGCACAAATTGTCAATTTTGTTTTATGGCAGGTATGCACAGTTCATATGGGGATACGTGCACATCTGATGAAAACTATGAACTCAATAATGCCAGCAGTATAACAAAAGATAGCTGGGACAGAGATTCAGCATCATCTTCTTCTACACCTGACCAAATGTCTAGCTCACTTCAAGGTTCTGTTACattaaatttcaatcatattgcATATAATTTAGAATCCAAGGAATCGAAAGAGATGGTTAACAGAGTATATAATATAATTGTAGAATCATTTTCATCAAATCAATCACAAAGTGATAGCACAGATTTTATTAGTttagaaattcaagatgacttgGGTGATGAAGTACCATTATCCAGTGATTTTACTGGAACATCAACATATAATACTGTGTCACAAATTTGTCTCGATACCAGTGCATTTAGTAATGAGCTAGGGTTTTCTGGATCATCTGTTATCCTTTTAAATGCTGTTTCCGAAAAATTAGTTAGAAAGGGGTtagaaaaatgcctgtttaaatcagattttattttaaCAGACACTCCTTGTGATCATGTATCTGAAAACAATATCCATTTTCATGATTCGTTTCAAATTAATgctgatgtaataaaagaaaGTAATATATATGAGGAAATGAGAGAACCCAGATCTTCAAAAGCAAGCCATTCTTCATATGAATCAGCACTTGACATTTTTTCACAACGCTTGGTAAAGTCTGTGATGGATATATTGTCTCACAGTGGAGAACAGCCAAAAAAAGGAGTATCACCTGGTGCTAAAAAGCACCCAGATagcataaataaagcaaaattagAAGCTGAAAAACAGATTCCAAAACCATATCATGAAAAAGATGAAAAGTGTAATACAGAAAAGACAACTCCCATTTCAACACCCCAAACTACTGAATTTACTCCATCATTTTCTACTTTGTCACCCAGTGAACAAGATGAATGTTTATTAGAAAATATAAAGCACAAAACCAAAATGGGGGGAATGCTAATTAGAAATAAATCAACTCCTACATTCAAAAGAGAAAAACCTTCTATAGCAAGAGTAAGAAGTTGTGAGGGAAAAAATCAATTTACCAAGATAAAACCTAAAGCTAATTTACCTATCTCAAACTTATTTTTTAAACAGAGAGGAAAGGAAACAATTTTATATGCAGACCAGAAAAATATTACTAAGAGTGAAGTAGGAGACTGCAAACTGAGTGAAAAAGTTCTATACAATAATAATTCTTGTTTATCTGTGTGTCATTGTAAGGATCTAAAACAGTCTGTGACTTTTAAATCATTCTCTTGTTTCTGTATTTGTATACTAACCAATACATTCATGGAAGAAATAAAACACAAGTTATTATCTAAAATTGTCCTTGTCTCAAGTATTTCAAACACCAAAGAAAGGAAATTTGCAGTAACAGATATGTATGAACAAGCTACAAATCTAATCAATTCTATGATGATGAAAATTTCAAAACATCAAATAAGAATAGAACATAGTTCcaaagaaaagcagcattttcaaCCATTGGCTAATGATATAGTTGAAAATTTAATTGATTTTGTTTACAGTAAAATTCTGCATGAATCTGAATCTCAACTACCTATAAAAAGTAAAAGCAAATGTCTTGCTGAAAGATTAGCCAGTTTAATGATTGCAGGAATTTCCAACTACCAGATCCAACAGCTTCAATCAGGAAATATATCTGAGCCATGTCCAAATCTAGACTCTGATAATATTTTTCATAGAGTACTAAAAGATATCAATGAAACCTGTAATCAAAGACAAGCATCAGTACTTTTAGAGAAAATTTTAACAAAACTTTTAAGTAAACTCTTTATATTTGAAGCAACTGGCATACACCCAGAAGACAGAGAAGAATCCAATTTTATTGAAAACATTGCACGTTTTGTCATTTCAGTCTTTGATaagattagaaaaaataaaattgaagtcCAAATAAATGTTGAAGAATATTTTCatgttgatgatgatgaagatgatGTTGAAAAAGTAGTGGACTCAGTTTACAACAATATTTTGCAAGACGCAGGCTCCGAAGATGCACTTGTGAAAGATATAACTGACAATAATGAAATAATAGCTTCAAAAATATCACATTTTCTCTCCAAAGAAATTTCTACGTCTCAGATACAAAGGCATTTTTATGGACATTTGTCTCCTTTATTATACGAACAAATGGAAGTTAGCAAAATTGTTAATAACATTCTTACTGAAATTAACATGACTTGCAAAAATGTCCAGATTTATAATCCACTATCATTTTCTAACGAGAAATCTTCTTGTTTACTTAAAAGTATAATGAAAAATACCATTCAAATTATTTCTAGCATGAGTAATAATCAAATGCAGCCATCAACATCACATGCCAGAATGTATCCAGCTAGGGGACTGGAAGAAATTATCACTAGCTTGTTATCTAAAAtctttgtgttttattttgaaGTTGCAACATGTATAGAAAGCAAGCATATATCAGAAACTGAAACCAGTGAAATGGCTACAAATTTAGTACATTTAATATTGATGGAAATTGCAAAAAATCAAGTTATAGTGACAAGCAAAAGTAGAAAAGATCAATGTTTGCAACAAACTGATAAGGAAGCTGTAGAAAATGTTGTTAATTCAATTTATAGCACAATACTACGAAAAGCTGGATCACATCTGGCACTTTTTAAAGATATAAGTGAGAAAAAAAGTCTAGCTAAAAGTATTGCCTATCTAATAATCTCAGAAATTTCTGAAAGTCAGCTTCAGCCATGTTTTACTGAAGAGTTGTCTCATTATTCATACACTGCCCTGGAATCTGACAAAATTGTTAAAAACATTCTTAAGAACATTAACTTGCTTATAAATCAAAGCCAAGAAACAATatcatatgtgtgtatgttagaaGCTACATTTTTAGAAGAAATTATCAGTAGGCTTCTATCTAAAATCCTCTGTGTGTCCTGCACAAGTACAGATAACTGGAATGCTGTAACGGAATTTAGTAAAATGTCTACAAAACTAGTAGATACAATAATGCTGGAAATTTCAAAATACCACATTTGGATTGTAAAAGATTTAGATGGATGGTGTTTAGACTCAAATACTAACCACGTTATTGATCAGATCGTTAACTCAGTTTATGAGAATGTTTTTCAAAACTATAACTCTCAATTAGAAGTACAGAACTGTATAACAAATGGAAatcaaatgttttttgaaaaaattagcaGTTTAATAATTAGAGCAATGTTTCATCTTCAACTTCAACCACTTTTTGAAGGAGAggcaatccctttttcatacaaaaATACCACTGACTGCATTGAAAATGTTTCTAATTATACTAATATGCAAACACAGCAGTCATCATCAAACATGAGTGCATTCTCTGCCTCAGGTTTTGAAGCACCTTATTCACAAACAACCTTACAAGCTGAGTGTATTGTTCAGGAAGTTCTAGATGACATAAAAATTAGCTTCAAAGGCCAGTCACCAGCACCATGTACTATTATTTTACCTTTTACATATTTAGAACATATCATTTTGAAACTTTTATCTAACATCTTCCCTCAAGTCCCTAACTTTAACACAACTACAGTTGAGGAAGGTATTTTATCAGATTCAGAATTAAATGAATTGTCTACAAAATTAATTCACGAACTATTGCTAGAACTTTCAAAACAGGATATTTGGGTTACAAATGAAAAGCAATATCTGCATTCAGAAGAAGATGTTCAGACAATCACTGACAATATATATAGTCATATTTTGCAGAAATCTGAATCTGGAAAAGCAGTAGAAGAGAACATACTATCTGGAAATAATACATATGTTGATATTATAGCTAATTTAATCATGAAGAAGATTCCTCATAATTATGTATATCTCTTTCCATCTGGGAAGACATCATTTTGCTCATGTGCATCTGAAAAAACTGAATGCTCTGATGGTGATGTCCTTAGCAGTCACAGTTTATGCCAGGAAAACTGCCAGCAACTACCATTAAATATCAATGTTTATTCTGCTGCATTTTTGGAGGAAATTATTTCTGGGGTCTTGACAAAAATTTTTGCAACTTCTTCTAATAATAATATACATGGCAATAATGACAAAAAAGTAGATGATGACCTCAACAAAATAGCTGGTAAATTAGTCGATTCAATTTTAACAGAGCTCGCAGATACTCATATTAAGAGAAATAATGAAGACAGTTCTCAGCCCATGTATAAAGATATAGTTGACAAAATCGTTAATACAGTATTTAGCAATGTTTTCCAAGAATATGGATCTCAGCTAACAGATAATACAAATATAATATGTAGTGATATTATAGCTAAAAAATTGTCTGGTATAGTAATAGCAGAAATTTCTGATTATCAGTATCAGTCAAGGTTTTCTAGTACATTGTCACCTTGCTCATATTCAAATTTAGAAGTGGAGTGCATTGTTCAGAAAATCCTACATAATATTAAAATGACCAGTACTGAAAACCTATGTTCTGTACCATCTATGATAAAATTACCTCTCTCATTTTTAGATGACCTTGTTAATAAACTTTTATATAAGATATTTCCTCCATATCAAAGTTCTACTTCAAATGTAGAAGGCCAAAATAAATTATCAGAATCTGATTTTTGTGAACTGGCTAAAAACATATTATTTGAAGTTACATTAGAGGTTTCAAAAGAGAACATTATAGTTACTAAAGATGCAGATGAAAATCAGAACTTTTCTGTAGATGTACAAAATCTAGTTAATAGCATTTACAGAAATGAATTACAAATAGCTGGATCTCAGCTAGCAGTGCAGAATGCCACAAGAACTAGACACAAAGGTATAGCTAATAATATATCCTATGTAATACTTAAAGACATTTTCCCTCGAAAAGTTCATTGGTTTTTACCTGAAGAGGCATCATCACACTCTTCCAGAGTATCATCTAAATGCCCTTGTAAAGAAGATATAACTGATACCACTGTACTTTATGAAAAAAAACATAGACAATTATCTCCCAGTGTTTATTCTGCGACACTGTTGGAGGACATTATTTCTGGAATATTATCAAAAATCTTATCTCCTTTCTCAGAAGAAATTGATTGTGTTGATGATAAAATAAGAGTAGAGTGCAAACTCAATGAGATATCTAGTAAATTAACAGAGTTAGTGTTAATAGAGATTACAGAAACAGAAGTTAAGGTTATAAGAAGTGCTACCGAAAGTTTGGAAATACCTGGAGAAGTTGTTAATCAAATAGTTCACTCAGTTTTTAATAATCTTTTTCAAGAATGTGAATCTCCACTTTCAGATCATACAGATATTACAAATGATTGCGCAATTTTCGCAAAAAGAATTATCAGTTTAGCAATAGCAGAACTTGCGGATTATAAAGTTTCTGGAAATGTGTCACCTGATGCGTATACGGCTCTAGAAGCTGACAATATTGTTCAGAAAGTTCTAAACAATATAAAAGCAAAAGGCCGGACTTTCAAATCACCCACTCTTATATTATCTTCCCCATTTTTAGAAGACATTATGACCAGAGTGTTAACAAAAGTATTGGCATGTTCAAATTATATGGAAAGTACAGAGTCTCAAAGTATTTCATCTAAAACAGAATTGTGTGGAATAGTGGCAACATGGACACAGTCACTGTTTGTGGAAATGTCAGAAAATCTAAGTACAGTTACAAAAGTTCAAACTCAACAACAGAAGTATTTACATCCAGAAGATAAAAACATAGTTGATATACTGGTACACTGTGTTTATAGTAATGCTGTGCAAGAATTTGGAACTCATCTAGACATTTATAAGGATATAAATAACAACAACAATTTTTCTAAAATAATGGCTAGGGTACTTTCAAATGAAATATTGAATCAAGTTCAGCTTTTATCTCCTGAAAGTTTAACTGACTTAATTGCAAATATTAAAACTGACAAAATTGTTGAAGATGCTCTGGCAAATCTTTCCAGTGTTTGCATGAAAAGTCATAAAACAATAGATACTGAGGCACCCATAGATAAAACCACAAATAGCAGCTCACAAGAATTGGAAAAAGAAGacatatcaataaaaataattcctCATATTAACAATAAACCAGTTAAAATTGATCCATTCATCCTTTCTGAACATTTAGCAGTCATTTCTATTAAAACTGAACCACTtgcaacattgaaaaaacagtgtCTGCTCCGTACTGGACTAAGCCTAGCAGATTTAAGAAGAGCATCACGATGTGGCAACATTTTCTCATCTGGAACTAGAAATTCTATATTATCTCCCGAtatagaaatagagaataaaatagaaagaaGGGGTGCCTTGGATATATCAGGAAGATTATTTGTGAGGCCAAAGGAG acCCCTCACACGACGTCCGTCGATGCCCCAGTtgcgcacaaatga